From Malaclemys terrapin pileata isolate rMalTer1 chromosome 15, rMalTer1.hap1, whole genome shotgun sequence:
gggtctttttcttatataggctcctattacccccccccctccccccaatttttcatacttgctgtctggtcaccctacttaaatGGTGCACAATTCTggctctgcacagaggtgaatttcaccctaactgGTGTACATATTGAATATAGTCAGGGGCCTGCTTAGTGCCGGGCCTGCTAAGACAtccttagggttagggttaacaGCAGTGGAGCTAAACCAATTGTCCAATCTGCACAATGGGTTTATTTAAAGCTATTGTCACATACAATTCAGAACTAAAGCAAGCAACAGTGTCCTAAAGGCAGACAAATCCCTGCTGCATTCAGTGTTTAAAGAATAAACATCTAAGCATCCAGGTCATGCAGTTGAACATTAAACACACTGTAAATCATATGAAGCGTCTAACCCCAGcagcttccttttgttttctatGTCAAATGACCTTTGCTGGCTGACTTTCATTAAAGATATTTGCTCAAAGAAAAGACAATataaaggtctctttctatccAGTTTTCTACCAGACTAAACAAGGCCTGTCACAATGTCTttgttggagggtttttttaaacaagcagtaGATGAAATCCTCAACTGGTCAGCGaggctgacttacaccagctaaggatctggcccagtattttttttaaaggaatggtAATTCTGTTCCTCTGCTTGCTTAGCATCTTAACATCACCTGTTACGTTCTGAATGGACAAACGTACAGAGATTGACTAGAATGACTCATGTTTCATTAGACTTAGAGGTATAGCAGGGTTATGGAAGAGAGAATCATTGTTTCTGTAGCAAGTCTTATTGAAACTGCCTCAAAAGCTGACATTTCATCTGAAACTGTTTTGGGTGAGGAGGAATTCAGAATATCCCAGGGCAGTGTAAAAAGCAATGTCTTTGAAGATAAATTGCAGACAGTCCATAAAGGGCTTTTAAAACCAATACTGATGTGTCCTCCCTTTCTATCCCTATTGTCTGGTGCATGAAGAGGAACAGGAACCTCTTACTCCATACAAATCTTGAGGACCTGCTGAAGAATAAACCATCTGTAAAGAAGAAAGAGTTTCTCACCCCCACCTCAGCTGGCAGGAAAGAGAACAACTTTGGTGGGAGGACAAGGTGGGaattatttttagatgttttaatAAGTGGCATGCAAATAATTACAGTGTTCTGGCACAAAGCAAGTGTATTCCATGACCCCTCATTTGGTCCTGACCTCACCATATGATACCAAGCTGATCTTCCTAGTCAGGGAGTCTCAGGCACAATGGGATGAATAAAGAACAGCAGGTCAAGTTCTCTGctgttgtaactccattgacttcacagtTCAACAGCAGTTTTGGGCCTTGAATTTTAAGCCTATGTCACAAACAATGACTTATCAAGCTTTTCCTTTGCTTCTCTCCatcctaccaccaccacctgttttATCTAGATTAAGATTCTGCCAAATAGTCCTCATCCTAATCCCACTCTCCGTGGCAGAAGCAGGGATATTGATTTAGCTGTGGCATTTCTACTGTCTGTCTTATTTTAAGTCATAAGCATTTGCTTCTATTTCTTCAGCTCAGAAGAGGAAAGCTGCTCTTACTTCAGCCTTTTGGAAGTGGAAGAGCAGTTGGATACATTAACTGAGGAGCTGGTGAAAGTCATGGAGGAAgaacatcattttttaaaatatgcagccAATGAAGATTTGCTCTTTGATCATCTTAAGATAATTGGTTTGAAGAAAGACTGTTTGGTAAAGCAAATAGAAATATTAGAAGGGAAAATAGCAAAAGGCAGAGAGGTGTTTAAGTAATATTAATAAcagcaaagaaataaaattggTGACTTGCTTCTAGCTTGGGTGTCTGCACTCACCTTTACACACACAAAGTTTATTCCAAGACACGTGTATTGTTTTTCATACTCACTCATTATTAAATCTGATTTAAAGGCATCTATGGTAGCTTAAAAACTGACAGGGCCTAAGGCTAGTCGACTCCCTGATTTCTTCTGAAATATCCCTTAGCAGTAATAAGCAGTCAAGATATCTTGGTTATTGTCATTACACAAGCATGTGAAATCTCAGTTAACTGTCAACTTAGCAAAGGACTGTAGGTGGGGTTTTAAAACTGAACTCCCATCTGTTATGGTTATAGTGCTTAATAAGTGTGTTTTGATAACACTATATAGCACTAACCACTACAAacattggagaggacagtcacacTGATCCCTAGCGTTTAAGTTTACAGGCAGACAGTTTCCTGTCCCATAGACATTCTAATTCTGAAAGGTACTGAGTACCTCTCGCTTAGATGGACTTCAGTGTGAGCTGAAGGCTAGATCCTCAAAAAGGTATCTAAGCTCTTAACTTCTGGGCTCAAGTGCCCTCAACTCCTTGCAAGATCAGGTCCTAGTTTACACTGGTGTGATACAAACAAGAATCTGAAGGGAAAGGAGCAGATGGCCTCACACAGGAGATCAGCAACACAGAAGAGCGTTTTGTATATGGATTTGAATGAGATTATTTATTTCTGGTGCAATGGTTGTGAATTATTGAATGTCTCTGCTCTAATACTGTCAAACATCTGACTCGACTGTATCCAATTCCTTCTATATTCTTTATTGGGTGATTTGATTGTAGTGGCCTATTAAAATAGGTACCTGTTATACCTTTAGAGTTCCTAGATCAAACTAAACTGTAATTTATAAGTTGCATTCATTTgtgaaaatgcaaacaaaaaaggttttgaaaacaaaaaacctaaacaCAGGTCAGAGCTGAAGTGGCAGGTGTCCAGGCTCTCAGGTGTACTGCAGAAGTGAATGGGAAGCATTGCTCCTGCATTCCCAGCCCTACTTTATGTAAGTCACCTACCAGATGGAGATTGTTAATTTATTGGATAGTTTCCTGAAGCACTCTGTTAGATTGCTGTTAATATAGCAACACTGCAGGCTCTTTATGAAGCCTTCTAAATAGAAATACTGCCCACTTTATAACAAAAGATGGAGTCTTCCTACCTTTTGTGGAGGGATCATGTGGAGCCTATTAATCAACAGCAACTACATATATTCTTTGAAAGAATATCTATGCATAGATGACAGTCAAGGCCCATGTCaatctcacacaaacacacaccccttgTTTTGGTTACATAGAGCCCAAGAAGATCCACCCAGACATCTGGAGCTGCAGGAGAATTCCAGGATCaaatacaggattttttttgCCTGTAGCTGTGATGGAGAGAGGTAGGCTTCTGCATTCTCTCCCTTGGACCATGCCCAATCCCCACCACAACAAAGTATGTTTAGAGATTCAATGACCACTATACAAGCATATGTGACCTAAACTACACATTTCTGTTGAATTCTATCCTAAGAAAATATCAGTTTAGGATACTCTTATAAAGAGCTTTCAGTAGAGGAGGGAAGACTTTCTTTTGGCATTTACCCTTCACACACCTGGTTATAAATCACaaatgcaatattttttaaaaccacaactAAATTTATTAATCTCCATGTTTCCTTTTTAAGTTACAAATAGAATTACTAGTTTTCAGTATCTCTTATCAGagcaatttaaaaatacattaaaagtttaataaaatctttacatttcaggtacataaaattagggagagagaaataaaacagaCAGGAGAAGGCAGAATTAAGTGCTTTTCTGTTTGGATAGGTTTTGTGGAAGCATCAAGCTTCCTACCACAGAGTCCAGTATTTTAGTGACCCATAAGAGCCAGGGTTAGAGTGGTGCAGGCACTGCTCTATCGGTTGGTGTTCACCCAATGATATCGATCCATACGAGGTCCAGAAAAAGCAGCCATTGGCCAGTAGCATTTGAAGCCCTTGTGCTGGGGATAGTAAACACTTGCCTGATGAGGTCCATTGGTTGTGTAGGTCTTCTTGCGAGGATACCGAGACCATGGCTGAATGGGCAGCTTGCAGTAGTCActgaactaaaaacaaaaacaacgagaagtccttgtggaaccttagagactaacatttatttgggcacaagcttttgtgggctaaaacccacttcatcagatgcatggagtggggggaaaaaaaaaaaaaaaaaaaaaaaaaagcagaatatatattatagcacatgaaaagagttgccttaccaagagtgtgtgtgtgtgtgggggggggggggggtcagtgctaacgagccaattcaattacaGTGGAAATGACCTATTCAACAGCTGACAGGAAGCGGTGAATAGGAATAGATTAAAGATTTGCATTGAGCTTGGCCTCAAGTTCCTTCTCAGGTATTACAGTTAGTGTGGAGATAAAGTCACTGCTTATTCATGCACATTTGTTGATTTGGGGTGACAGGAGGATCAAGAGCAGTACAGGCAGCCTACAGCGGTACTGACAGAAGAATTTGAGTAGGATAGTTTGGTCTGTCTTCCCCAGTAGATCATATTATAGGCCAGACTCTAGCTGTTTCCTCCTTTACAGCAGGAAAGAAGGTTAGGATACACCACCAGCATCTTACCTGATAGACACTGTTTGGGTTGCTGACAGTAGGGATAGCTTTAGCTTCCTTGGTATAGCCCTCCTCATCTgaggaggtgccagaatgataATCCGAGGTTGCTTTGTCAACAGCGTGGCTGATGCGCTGAGAGAGTTCTCGGTCCTCCTCAGCACCTTCAAAGTGAACGACGGTGAAAGGCAGATTCTTCTCACCATACCTAGAGCGAGGGGGGAGTGTTTGCTCAGTTTCTTGCATAACTACAGCTTTGCACTAATACTATACAGGTCCACTGCTATTTACTCGCAGACCCACAGGTATGACATTACTCTCGACTGTCTTTATGGTAGAGTCCCAGGCTTTTAGTACCCTGTTATTACTTCTTTCCCATTAATGGGAAGATGCCACTGTTGCAGGTTTGTGGATTAGCAAGATACTAATTCAGGAGTTTCTGCTGTATTCCAGACTGAAGGGACTCCTCCTACAGGGAGAGTTGGTGAAGAGTTAAGAGAAGTTTTAGAGCTCGTCTACACCGGCAATGTTAGAGTGCTGCCATACATGGCTTGTGTCATTgcagcaggacacacacacacacacacacacacacacacactgtctacactggcactttacaacgCTGAAACTTgtagcgctcaggggggtgttttttcacaccccgagcgagaaagttgtaccgctgaaaagtgccagtgtagacaagcccttagtttgaGAGCTTGGAGCCAGCACCAGTCCCTCGACAGTTTGTTCTATTCTAAAGTGCACCCTTCTAATCAAGTCTGACTAGTTATAGCAGGGgttgacaacctttcagaagtggcgtgcTGAGCTTGATTTAttccctctaatttaaggtttcgcgtgccagtaatacattaacttttttagaaggtctctttctaaaagtctataatatagacctaaactattgttgtatgtaaagtaaataaggtttttaaaatgtttaagaagcttcatttaaaatgcagagccccctggactggtggccagggcccgggcagtgtgagtgccactgaaaatcagctcacgtgctgcctttggcatgtgtgccatagattgcctacccctgagttatAGGATTGTAAGAAAATCCACAACTCCTAATCATCATATGCTCctttgtaaatacatttttagaacCATGTCCACATGTGGCCTCTGGAATGccttgtatgcagtgtagctgtggaCAACGAGGAGAGTAAGGATGTAACAGTCACCTGAGTTCAGGCCTCACCTGCAGCACACATCAAATGGATCAACCCATATGGTGATCTCTCTTGGCAAACCAAGGTTATCAAAATCCACATTACTCTCATAACAAGCTTGTTCCAGTAAAGGATCTCTTGTCTGATGTTTGTTTATCCGTATACACCTAAAGAGAGTAAATAAGGGAGAGTATTATACCACAGGGCTTGTGTTTACTGCAGTTAACTCAAATCCTATTCACACATCAAAACCTTTAGCTCAAGTGTGGGGATATTGTAAATTCAGCTTATCTGGGCCCTAAGTGCTATTCAAGATATAGCCTGTGTTAGCACAAATCAGTTGCCAACACAACCATTGTTGCTCATTTGTTATTTTGCAGTGTAGTCACTTTCACTCAAGTGGAGATtaacttgagttaactctgcagtgagaGCAAGCCCTGAGTTATACATGCATTCTTATCAAGAAATCATTAGCTTCCCTAAGTGTGCAGCCAGCCTGCATTACCACATCTGCTCTATTCCTTGGCCCTTCATTCCTCCTATCAAGCTTGACAGGAAGAAAAAAGTTCTTAGTAAACCCTCTTCAGTTCATTGCTTTTTCAGCATTTGCCTCATTTGCTTTACTGCATCCTGTATTATTATTCCTGGAGTAGTTCCTACATTTTTACATGGATGTTCCCAGATTCTTACATTCGGTCTATTCCAGCTTGCTAGATGCTGGTCCCCCTTTTACCATAGGGCCAAAGCATGGGGCCAAGTCTGTTACCTGAAGGCTTGTCCCCTAGATGGGTTGTCTAGGTACCAGTGGTTCTTATACTTTTCAAACAGTATTGTTGTCAGCTTAGCTGCAAATTTCTCAGTTTTGTGCTTGCTCAGTTTGTCTTGCTTCTTCACCAGCCTTGTGATGAAAAAGACTGTGGCAGCAatttcatctttcattttcttttttaatctggAGTGCAGGAGGATGTACTAGCTGTTAGACCAtcactgcagagagagagagaaagacctaTGCTGAAGAAACTCTAACTAGCATTAAGGTACTAATTAAGTTTCACTAAGGGCAAATGGTGAGAGGCCTAGACCAGCAAAACCAAAAAGACCTTAGACATCCTAGAGATACCAGGAAGTCACAATGAAGTGTTTTGTCACACAAGACTCAAATATTAAGCAACAGCATGACTGTCCTCTTCATCCTTATTAGTTTAAGGAAGACTTTTGTCAATTACACTATTGCCAGCCCCCCCATGTTCAAACTTCATGAATCAGATCCTCCCGCCAAGCCACCATTTTGCTTTAAAGATGGAGATTTTAAGAAGATGGGTTTGATTTTTgaagcctttagggtgcactcaggTGACTTTTCAAGTTTCTCTGCAATCATGCCAGCTAaatgcttccccccccctccttcctttaaaggaaaaaaaaaaaaaaaaaaaaaaaaaaaatctcagttacaATTCCaggaactggattaaaaaaaaaacagccaccaAATATCAAAACTCATAAGAGTCACAAGTTGTCACCACTATAACTAGTTGTATGAATGAATAATGAAGGATTTTAGCTAGGCTAGTGTTCTCAGTTTATTTAGAGCATCCCAATAGAAAAACTATCACTCCAAGAATGAGCATTATTTTAACAAGTACCAGTTGTAGGCATAACAAGCTTATGAACAAGTGTAGAGTACAGGAAATTTATTAAGATAATGTAGTCTTGCCTAATAGGTTGCTTCTGTTTACAGAGAAGTTACCTAGTTACAGATGCTATTCACATTACTCATCACTGAAGTATTAAGCACCATAGAAGAACATATAGAGATTAGAGAAACAGAAGGCAAGGCAGTGCTCCCACCCAACAATTATTTTTGGTGTACTAGAGTCAAGGGTGAGCAACATCTATTAGGGAGTTATATCACTTAATTAACCCTCAGTCCACTGTGTAGTGGATATAGTGTCATAATATAGTCCTTTTTCATGCCATAAAGGGGTAAATATTACCTTTAAAATGGTCCCTGTCAGATAAAAACTGATAAAATTCCAGCAACTTTAAAACTCTCAGATATACTTTAACTACAATAAACAATTCAAAATACATTCAACAAAAACATGTGTTTGTTGCCTTAGTAAACCATATACTCAGAAACCACTCACACACATACCAACTGTCACCACCTACTCTTACAAGCTGCAATCCCTTCTACTCTACAATCTTCTGCTTCAGGTGTATATAGAACTAGAACTCAACTGGCTGTTAAGAGCTTAACAACTGAACAGATGTGTTCCATTATGCTGAATACAATTTGCTTTCTTCCaaagctgtgacactctggttacTTTTTCCAGGcctgagaagagctctgtgcagctccttaACTTGTTtcttccatcaacagaagttaatacattaaaagatattatctcatctaTCTTGTCtcgctcatatcctgggaccaaagtagctacaacaacactgcaaacattcaaGACTACTGTCAATTTATCTGTTTTCAACACCCAGGAGGCTTCCTTTCTGAAGTATGATTAATTCCGTACTTTCTTCAGTCATGTTTATCTATGTAATACCCATTAATTTTAGTATCTGTGGGGAATATACATAATCAAGTGAAGCAATACCAGATTAAATAATTAATCATTAATGTTATTCTCTATAACTGCTAATGCAGAATTGAAACAGACTAGCTATTTTCCCTGTGTAACCCTCAACTTAGTCATTATATATCTTTGAAAATTGTATTAC
This genomic window contains:
- the BTG4 gene encoding protein BTG4, yielding MKDEIAATVFFITRLVKKQDKLSKHKTEKFAAKLTTILFEKYKNHWYLDNPSRGQAFRCIRINKHQTRDPLLEQACYESNVDFDNLGLPREITIWVDPFDVCCRYGEKNLPFTVVHFEGAEEDRELSQRISHAVDKATSDYHSGTSSDEEGYTKEAKAIPTVSNPNSVYQFSDYCKLPIQPWSRYPRKKTYTTNGPHQASVYYPQHKGFKCYWPMAAFSGPRMDRYHWVNTNR